The Nicotiana tabacum cultivar K326 chromosome 5, ASM71507v2, whole genome shotgun sequence sequence ggggacaagtcagaaaacatgcccGTATAATAATAATCAGAAACTATTATAATAAAATGCCCTCTCAAAATGGTAAATATAATTAGTTTATTCATGTGTCTCGGTAAACACTGTATCATAGTAAATCTTTATGTTTGGGAGGTTTTCAAGAAAGGATCATGTAATCTGTATTACTGTGTGGACCCCTTCgtaaaaggagtcaaatataactgtGGGTCCCTACTCGAGAAAACTAACTGTAAATGTATGCTAGCTCTACTTCCTACTAGCGAGAGCTATAATTGTAATCGGTAATCTgtaatacaaggtgcaccaggtctaacgaataTGTcattagctacgggatccttcaaagtctcctcccatttATATTTATCTTGTAATCAGTTAATACttgtataaaaatatttttaaaatagtacaGGGCATCTCAGTTCTTATCAATCATAAAATTTCATTCGATAACAgtaatttcaactttcaaaaaacgaaaaaaatatcTTGTAACAACGAGAATATCTAAAATAACAGTAATCATCTCAAATAATCAATTTTGGTATCATATCGAGTGAAGGACTTGTccccacatgcaactcaaaataatcggtaacatattcatattaaaaattatgtgtaAATAATACATGTTATGAAAAATACatattgcggtaagattactactcataATACTCGTGCAAAAATATCAAGCGCACAACTTCGAGCAGTCCGTACAACTTCTTTCGATCAATCTGTATAAGTCGATGTGTGGCAATAACTATGAGCTTCACCTCTGCTTCTTCTTGTATCTTGAATGGTTTAAAGACAAACTTCATTCTTCTAAACCTTCTTTTACGTTGCTGAAGTATTTCACCTTGATTATTAGTTGAGTTGATGTTCGGTATCTTGCTCCAAGTAAAACTTTCCTCTCTATTACCTTTTGATTCTTTAATCTTGGAatatcctccccccccccccccaaatcccTAACTCCCGTAGTGTAATATTATGGTGGGCTCGTCCCATTAATTGCTATTAGTaacttttgtttcttcttttattttattaatttagctaATGACTTAAATGTCCATAGTTAAAAACGGTCATTACATAAATATCTTAATAAGcattaattagtgatttgataaaaataataactagCTAACCTGCtattacaagttcaattcactTTGTATTTTGCTCTTTAATGTAAGGCTAATATGCTAATTTGTACAGATAATAATTAAAGGTGAAATAACACAACATAGAATCGAGGTATCCACTATAGAAATTAAAGTTCACATATAGTATTGGTAAGCTCAAACATATAAGTAGCTTAAATTAACCACTAAGTCCTGAAATAGTTACAACTATGATAAGTCTCACATACAAATTAGAAACCATATTATAAATTAATTGTCTGTGACCATACATACcacaataattaatatttatattacataaaacCATAATAATTATATCACTTTGAAATAGAAGGGACATGTGATTCCCAGGACCAAACATCAGAAACACAGCTAACAGCATCACTCATAGCACCACCATTCTTGAAATTCCGGTTGAATGCATTGACATTTTCGACTCCGATCACCGGATTCGGGCCGGAAATTGCACTCCACTCGTTTTCTCCGGGCACGGTGATGGTCGGAGAGACATTATCGAGTCGACATAAACTATTGTTGTTGGTACCAAGTGGTTGAGGAGTGTTCAAGTAATTTTGAAGAAGATGACTTAAACTTGTTGAGGTTAATGAACCTCTAGCCACCATGTCCTCAGCCAACTTCACCTGCATCGCATAAAAAATTAGTATTAGAATCTGCACGATACGCAAATACTATTTAAATATATTAATCATGTTAAATTACGATTTGACTTTTTTAAGCACATTATAAAATATCAAATGCGTCATGCAAAAGAATCACATAAATTGACCATTAGTCAAGTCATTTTTCTCAAAGGCTAAATGGATTAGTTTTAATAGTAATGGTATAAAATTAATGGGTTGGATGGAATTTGAGCGTGTTAAAATAGGTTTGAGTTAATATATGAGTAAAGTCATTACCCACTCAAAATTTAGTTGCATTAAACCGGGTCAACTTGGATTAAACAACGCGTTATAAATCCAACCCtcaaatcaaaattatttttccttttataatCTATTTAATTACCAATCAAACTAACAAAAACTTTTCAATCTAATCAATCaaactcaaaataatattttgctAAAAAAATTAGTATGTTTTAATGTTCTTAATAAGTTTTTTAATAGACAGTCCAAATTGGCCCGAACTTTTAGGTGGGGTAATTTGGGTTATACGAAAATTGAcctgcaaatatatatatatatatatatatatacacataacttTTCTTAAACTTAAGCGATGtattttcatgggaaaaattaAACCTCTATTTTGAGGAACCATTTAAAAACATTAAAATGGAAAATTAAAAAGGAAGAATAGTGGGTACAATACTTTGGCTCTTAATGCTTCCACATCTGATTTGAGCACTCTATTATTAGTCAAAGCATCTTTATATTGTTGAGTAGCATCTGCAAGCTGCTTGAACAATGATTCATTTTCACCTCGAAACTGATCAACCTGAGAAAATATGTACGTAAAATACCTCAAAAAAATAATGTAGAAAAAGGAGAACTTATAACAATTAACAGTAGTAAAGTAtttatattacaataaatattagTCTGATCTTGGTACATAGCCTAAATTGCTAATTAGGATGAATGTGTGAACTATCAATATGATGTTATTTGAAGGGGagtcttggagcaacggtaaagttgtctccgtgtgattTATAGATTACGGGTTCGAGCAGTAAAAGTAGTCATTAAGGCTTGCATTAGGGCATATACCACATCCTAAGGGGTGCGGCCATTTCCCAGACCCTACGTGAATACAGAATACTTTATACACTGGactgtcttttttttcttttaaagtcTAGTTTTTGACATACTACTCTGTCTTAATCCCATTTTGTAAAAACCAAAAATCTACTCTTATTAGGtactcaataatatttttctaattGTTCTATATTTTAAACCATTTTGGAGGTTTGAACCGAAGAGGATTTAGTAACTACTATCACTAGATTTCAGCTCAAAATGGTTGTAATAAGAAAGTTCACAAGCATATAATGagttcataattaattcaataaccATATATATGAGATGATTATTGACCTAGATATAATTAGTCAAGATGTGAATTAACATTAATATGAAGAGACAAACAAATTTATACACAGATCTCTAATTTAAATACTTTCTCTATAAATTTAAATACTTTTATATGTTCCTAATAGAATAATAAGATAAACTCTTataaaagaattaatatttatttaaataccTGATTTTCAAGATCTGCTAAATGtgcttgctttcttcttctcGAACGCCTTGCAGATTCCCTATTAGAGGCTTGCCTAAAAATTGAAATCACCATATCCACATTTATTAGCCAAAAATAAAACTCTATATATAgacaaataattattatttttaatcaagcCAACGACAATGACATTTTGGAGATCATTGGTCTATTTACAAAACATGCTTTTTACTTCCAATTTTTTATCCTACTTTAGGAATAATACATATCTTATTTGGAAGTACACGTGTACCATTATTATCGTAATTAGATTAACATAATAAgatcaaataaaataaagatatCATTTATATAGAGCAAAAGACCACTAGTTAAATCAAAATGAttagttctttttttcttttccatccCGATATTTATATTGGAGCCTTGACTAAttcagatttaaaaaaaaaaaatcctaggACTCGAACCTGAAAACTCCGGTTAAGAGTAGATAAATGGCTAATTCTTATTTgtattgttaaaaatattgtgtTTCCTGACAtgaaaattcaataatttttccatctttctttttctaaaCTCTTATCACATTAGGTAtattaaaggaaaaaaagaaagggaaGACACTAAAATTTAAACTCACCCTTATTGTCGTGAAACTTTAGTGAAACTTTTACTGATACCACTAAACTCATGATTTGTAGGTTAATTAATTGACACATAAtgttttttcaagaaaaaaagtttctgtgtttttatttattttaataaaataaataaaatattctcTCCACAGACAAGAAAGTTCAGAATTACTAGtataatatttttactatatgGTCGAAAAATAAGATTCACCTTCTGATGCGTTTAATATCCAATGGGTCAGTGCTTTGTTCACAGGGACCCACTTCACCGTCCGCGTCATCATCATCTGAATAGGACCCACTTGTAGCTCCCGTAACTGGACTGTCCCTCATCTTAGGCATTATAGTTGGCGTTGGACTCCCAGCTGAGTATAGTATACAAATTCATAtgcaagaaagaaagaaaatacgaAAGATaaagaaacaataataataataataatc is a genomic window containing:
- the LOC107774765 gene encoding basic leucine zipper 9, translated to MEKKMANFANIRDMKKSPSLLALEEYFKTGDGFGGIDHHQNINYNNNINDDNNNNNNAHADIFGDICSVAPSFTMSNQEMVNGFSSCALTDKPLWSPNLTPKSCISATVDSQSSICAGSPTPTIMPKMRDSPVTGATSGSYSDDDDADGEVGPCEQSTDPLDIKRIRRQASNRESARRSRRRKQAHLADLENQVDQFRGENESLFKQLADATQQYKDALTNNRVLKSDVEALRAKVKLAEDMVARGSLTSTSLSHLLQNYLNTPQPLGTNNNSLCRLDNVSPTITVPGENEWSAISGPNPVIGVENVNAFNRNFKNGGAMSDAVSCVSDVWSWESHVPSISK